The DNA window AGTGTGATTGCCAGCCGGGAAAACATGGCAATCGTTTGGTGTTTGCAATTACGTTGTGTTGATGCGAGATAAGAGAAGCGGGCTGGAGATAGGCAGAGCTGTCTCTAAGATGACAGGGACCTCCACAGGTGGTCTGTATCGGTGGTTAGTCAAGACATTTTGCAGGCCGCGGCATGCCGCctgctggcaggcaggcagccgcagccgaaCCACACACGTTGACGCACCAGAAAGATAATCCTGCAGTGAAACACATTAGCATGCAAGCCACGTATGAACGATGGACAGGACAAGGCACAAAGAGGGGAGCTCTTATGGAGGGAGAACTGGTGGGAGGGCGGTGGGAGCAATGGCCGAGGCTCGGGCAgcatcggcgaggacgacgattATAGGGACAGGGAGACCGTCCAGGCCACGAACCGTCCGCCCACTGCTCAAGCCAAAGTACTGGCAGAGGCAAGAAATGAACAAGACAAAAGTCGAGGGATCGGGGTGCCACAACATATAGATGTGGAAGCACGATTAGGTATCACTTACTTGAGAGGTGAAGACTGACGGGCGCCCGTTCATAAGGGCGGATTGCAGCGAGCTGCAGAGCAACGAAATGGGAGGGCTGAGGCGACAGGGGCACTCCGGGGGGGTAtaggagagagagaaaggggaAAGTGCGTTTTCTTGATCGCTGTTTTGTGTCTGCAGGTGCGGCGCGAGAGAGGTTGCAGGTGACGGAAGTCtgggggaggagaaggagagagaagGACGAAGCGGGAGCGGAAGCGATGGACGAGGGAATTTGATTcaatggcggcggggagTGGGTGGCAGAAtgagaaaagaaaaagcgGGCTGCCAATGGACACGGCAGAGTCACAGGTTGGCGGCCCAAGGTACCCTATCGGCCTCCGATTTGGAGCAATTGGTACCTACGCAGGCGCCTGGCGCGGCATCCAATTCGTTGACCCCGCCCCAAAAAAATTCACCTTCACCTCACTGTGCTCCAGGCGTtggcccccccgcccgctccaGGCCCCCCTCCAGCAAGCGGGCGCTCTGCCCTGGAGCTGCCcagggcgggctgggcaggCTGCTTGCATTCGCTGCAGTGCTGCAGGCGCCCTTCCCCCGCGGCGGACAGACCTGGTCCCAGCCGCCAGGCGTACCAACCAGGCCAGGCAGTGGGGAgaggacgtcgccctcgtgccGGTGTCCGTCACCGCTACTGAATCGCTGTCCACGCTTAACCGCTTTCGGAGCTCGGCAGTCAGGGCAGCGCCGATATCGTTCCCGCACTTGTCACTGGCCGCCCGTTGTCACCGATCAgaggcgagagagggagacCGGCAACATGCCCtccgcaccgcaccgcaccgcaccgttTGGCGTCCGTAACGCCTACTGTACTGCATGTTGTCTTCTCCCAGGCCTGCCATCCGTATACGTACCTATTCTGCTCTGAAAAAGAAGTACAAAAATTTCCCCATTGCCGCCTTGGCAGCGTCCCGTCTCGTAGCACCGTTAGTCACGGCTacgacgcccgcccccgtcaACGGCCGTGATCCGTCACTGGCGCATGTAGCCACAGAGGCACAACACCCCCCCACCGCTCCCAACCGAGCGTacggccccgtcgtccgcCATGGGCCTCACATGGTGATGCCAAGGCAAGAGTCGGAACCCGTTCGTCACTTGAATCGACACCGCCACCTCCTACCGGCCCGCGGAAGCGCCATGTGGCACCACGAGGCGTTTCCCGCCACGGCATATGCAGCCCGGGGTGGAGGACTGGGTGGAATCCCCTTTGTGCTGCCGCACgcagcttgccgtcgaccAGCACGGCAGCAAACATGACGTGCGAGGTCCGAGCCACTGACTTCATCCCGGGCGACTTTCTGCATAGCATAGGTCCGTCCCACGCTGTGTTGCCCCAGGAAcctgctgtcgccgccgacataTGGCTCCGCGCTGCCCAGAGATGATGGATATGTCAGATCGTCCCGACTTGTCCGACAAGCAGAGTAGTACAGCCGCACGTGTGGTGTCAACTTTCCTGAACCGGGACGAAACTCCGAACTAAAACCTCTGCTGGCGACCTCTTCCATCTTCTACAGCCGTACGAAGCACAATACTCATGGAGGGCCCAGTTCTCACCCCACGATGCAGCTCACAAAAATTAAAGGTGGTCCGTGTCACACAGACCCGTCGGGCTCCCTTGGCTCTCCATCACGGGATCAGTATGCGTGTGGTATTTATTGCGTTGTATTGTGCTGTCATGTGCCGTGAGCGTACATCTATGGGCCTCCATCTCGGTTGCGCGCGTCCTGTCCATCTACAGAGCGCccagctccttgagcttgctgACCAGACCATCCACGTCTTCGACCTTGCCACCGCcctgcctcgccggcggtTCTGTTTTTCAGGAATTGTCAGTGTCACGTCCTCTCCGGGCGTCGGGGAACAGGGGGCGCTGGTCGTACCCGTGACCTTGAGCACCTTGAGGCGCTTCTCGTTCTCGAGCCCAAAGTCCTTGAGTGTGACCTTGtccagcttcttcttcttcgccttcATGATGTTGGGCAAGCTTGCGTAGCGCGGCTCATTGAGGCGCAGATCCGTCGTCACCACGAGCGGCAGCTTGGCGCGCACCGTCTCGACGCCACCGTCCACCTCCTTGGTCACGGTTACGCtatcgccctcgccgaaTTCGACCTTGCTCGCCTGTGTCGCCTGCGACCAGCCCAGGAGGCCCGCCAGCATCTGGCCCGTCTGcgccgagtcgtcgtcgatgctcTGCTTGCCCAGGATGATAAGGTTGCtcttctgctgctccgccgccgccttgagcATCTTGGCCACCGTCAGCGGCTCCAGATCGTCCCCCTCTTTGACTTCAACATGAATCCCCCGGTCCGcgcccatggccatggccgtgcgCAGAATGTCCTGTGCCTTggcgggcccggcggagatggcgcagatgtcgtcgacgccgcctggAGCGCGCTTCTTTTCGCGGATGCGCACCGACTCCTCTACGGAGAGCTCGTCAAACGGGTTCATGGAGTGCTTGACGCCGGCCGTCTCAACCGCCGTCTGGGCCTTGTTGACTCGCGGCTTGACCTGTCATGTTGGCAACGGGGTCAGCGACTGCCCATTTCTGGCAATCTCGAAGACAGATGGGCGGACTAAAGAAGCCACCTACCGCGTAGTCAATGACCCTCTTGACGGGTACCAGGATCCGTAGAGCAGACATGGCGAGCGTTGCAGGTCAATGGCACCGGGCCTTATGGTTGTGAGGTGGAGGAAGCCGAGCATTGAACCGCCACTGGAGACCGAAAGCCAGTCGTCAGAGCCCCGAGACGTTCCGGCTATGACCGGCTCCAACCTCGGCCAGCCGACTCACGTGACCTCCCGCATCCACTTCCAACGTTTTATCAGATTGATGTGCAGGCGGCTCAAAGAGAGTCAGAGTGCATATAATCGTGGACTTATCTTGACTCGGCAGCATGGAATCCGTATGTCTGTGATCTTTGTCGTACATAAGTCGATGACCATCCAAACACAAATTCTAGGAGAGGGAGCCGGCCATCAACTCAACGGTCCCTTCGCCAACAAAGCCCGACAACTCAGAGCCGTCGCATCGTCTGCTTCTTTACTATGAACACGCCGTTCCTTATCATTTTCCTCAAATTGAGCCCCAAATCGAGTCTCAAAGATATGCTAATGCCCGTAGTCCATGCTTCTGCGCCCGTCAACTGGATCCGCCACGCCCCATCTCTCTTCCAAACCCACCGGACCAGGGTGAAACACCATATATGATTCACTGATTGTCATACTTACAATTCTGAATTTTTGGCAAACATCACCAATCATCCCAATCGTCATTCTTCTttgtcgctggcggcgctgcggcgccgccccggcccttacccatgcccatggcgcTGGTCCCAATGGAGCTGTTAGCCTTCTTCTGCTCTGCCAGGGAAGAAAAGTCGTCCCAGAAGTCCTTGCGGCTCGCATCCAGGGGCGCATCCCGGCGCGGCTGATCGTTGCCTTCGACGAAACGGTTGAAGCCGTCGTGGGCGTTCTTGCCCGCCGCTTGCGCCTGTTTTGCCAACGCAGCAGCGGTCAACTGCGCCTGTTTAGCAAAATCGCCCTCTGCAAACTGTGCGTGCCCGCTTCCGTCAGTCTCGCGCTTCTTTTGTGCTTCAAAGCGTCACACAAGGTGCATCGAACTCACGCTCTTGGCGGTAGGCTGAATGTAGCCATCGTTGACCGTCTTGGCCGTTTTCGAAACGGTCGACGTGAACCAGCCGAAGCCTTTGGTGAGCGCTCCCATGGGATCCCTCTGCACATCCTCAAAGTTTGGCAGCGGACCTTGGTtggacggcgtcgcagcCGGCATATTGCCAAAGCCGCCGTACTTGCCTCCTTGGCTTGGGGGGAGGTGATCAGGCCGGGACGCATTGTCGGCGCCTAGCTTGGCAAAGTACCTGTCGTcgaccttgaccttgccgccgccgttgggaGCAGGACTCTCGTCTCGCGTTGTCGTTCCGCCGAGTGGTGTGCTCGCCCGGGAGGCAGACCGTTGTGCCGAAGAagtggccgcggcgggggctGGTGTTGGCGCCACCGCGGGCTTCTTCTCACCTGGGACGTACTCACGGCCCTCAACCTTGCATGATAGCCTCTCCTTGTATtcctcgcccacctcgccaCCGTATCGCTCCGCGATGGTGGCATCGTCCCACGTGATGCCTCTCATTTGTGTGTCCTCGTGCTCCTCGAAGAAAGTCCTCCATCGTTCGTTGCCACCCAGGCGCATACGCTCAATCTCGCTCGCCTTGAAGGCGTCCATTGAGATACTCCGCACAAAGGAGATGTGGACGCCCAGCCCGCGAtggacgccggcgcaggAAAGGCAGATGAAGACGCCGAACTTGGGTGACGCCCattgcggcgacggcgcattGCAATCGCAACAGACACTGTTCTTAGATTCCTTCTGGAGAGCAGCGAGCTATGGGTTCGGTCGTCAGCGCGCATTCAGAGTCCAGGGAGGGTCGAGCGCTTCGTTGACCCCCACCGGCAGACTGACCTTGGAGCGCGTCTCCGGGTCGACCTCCCACATGGCCTTGGTCGCCATCGTGTGGTTCTGGGCGGCGGACTGGCCGGGCTGGCGTTGCACCGCTTCGCGTGTTCACAATCGAGTTGCTGGCGATGTGCGACTTTGAGATTGTAACTAGTCGATCCGAGGCGGAGACGTGGTGGGAATCAAGAAGTGTGCGTGTCGAGCGTCGTCTCGGTCCAATGCGCTGTTTGGGAGAAGGGGCCACCAGGTCAGATAGTGCGCCCGGTCAGGCGCCTTGCTCCCCCCTTTGCGCGGGCCAGTGCACTGGGCACTCCATACCTGGGCAAGAAACCCCAGGTACGTTGatggggctggctggcggggcGCCCGCTGTGATGCAGCCCCGCCCGGGCGCTGTTGGTGGTTTGAGGCTCAGCAGcgtgccagcgccgcctcatcaTGGTCATGGCGCGCACTCTGTCGTAACTTACACCCTGCGTTGTGAGCCGTGTATGGTTCGTTGATGGCTCATTTCTGGCTTCAAATTCGCTCACCTCATGGCGAAAACTTCAAAGCTCACATGCCATAACTGTATCCTACATACCAGCACAAGCGCCTGCGTGACCGCGGCGGAGACCGCGGCGACTGTGGACGACGCCGCATTACGAAATGCCAGCACGTCTTCTATGAGTCACGAAGCCTCGCGGGCTTTTGCTCCTCGCGTCTGCGTGTGCAAGGCATGTGGTGGCTACTACAACTGTCTCCTGCGCAGAGTCTCCGCGCTGCGAGCTCTTCGATATCAGAACCAGTGGACGGCTTCACATAACACAGCGATCACCACAATCAATCGTCAACTGTGCCAAAAACGCCCCTTTTTGTGTATCGCACTTCTATCTCCTCCCGAGCCGTTTTCCCGCTTAAGCTATAATACAACCCAGCAGAACCGATACGGAAAAAGGAGTGGTACAGATACATGAGAAGGGGTTTCGTCTTCCGTAGCCTCCCGTGGTGGTTGGAGGTAAGAAATTGCCAAAATTTGAGGGCGCAACCAGAGCCCGCCAAAAGGTTTGAAGAAGAATCCTGTCAACAAGTGTCAATAGTATTCTCCCGCGCCGAATGGTGGAATCCGGTGTCCCTGAAGTCGAGACTGTAGCCAGTAGCTACCGTAAGAGATATCGTTCAAATCGCGTGCCATGTCGTAATTATGCTCTCCAGGTTGAGGCGCACCCTGGCCTGGACAGGCAATCATTGCCACGCAACTAGGCAGTGGCAGTCGTGGCaggggcctcggcggcagcctcggcgccctccttGGTCTCTTCACCCTGGGGAGCGTTGGCTTCCTCGTCCGTCTTGTCCGGGCTGTCGATGGCCACCTTGACGGCAATTTCGCGGCCCTCGATATCCTTGCCATTCATCTCGTTGACAGCCTTCTGCTGCAGCTCTTCGGATGCCAGGGTGACAAAGCCGAAACCACGGCCCTTACGAGCCTCACCGCGAGCCTGGAGCTTCTTGATCATAAATCGGGGGATAGGTCGCAGGGCGATCTTGGCCGAAGAAGGCTCGTATGCCTTGAACAGCTCAATGAGCTGCATTGCGTGTCAGCTCGGCCTTGAATGTGACAGTGGCTCTGTGAAATGGCGGCTCATACCTTCTCCTCGGTCAGGTCGTAGGGCAAGTTGGCGACCATGACCTTGGTCTTGGAAGGAATGCCGTCCGCAGGGgggccgcgctcgcggcgctcacGCTGAGGCCGGGTCTGAGACTTGGAAttcttgtcgtcctcgtcagtCTTGCTCTTGTTCGTGATGTCCTTCAATGGCTGCACCTCAGTGGTGCCCTCAGCATCGGCaggggcggccgccacgtcAGTTGCGGCAGTTCCAGAAACGTcaccctccttcttctcctcacCGGCGTCCTAATTTCTCGTTAGTTATTGATGATGGGAGATTCCGGTGCAACGAGATGACATACACCAAcacggccaccacgaccggtgcggccgccacggccgcgtccacggccgcgtccacgtccggaggcgcgacggcgagagccctcggcgccggaaCCCTCGCCGTTGGCACCGTCGGCCTTGTCACCAGCAGCCTCAGGCTTGCGAGCCAGCTGCACGGAGACCTTGCGCTCCAAAATCTCTTTGCCGGAGAGCTCGGCGATCGCACGTTCAGCCTCGGAGGGGGTGGAGAGGTCGACGAAGGCATAGCCCACGGGGCGCTCGGTGCGGGGGTTCTTCGGGATGGAGACAGACTCTCTGTGACGGAAAATGTCAGCCAGCGCTACTCTCTCTTTGTTGCACACAGCACAGGCCGGATGCATGCGGCATGTTAGGAAACGCAAAATGAAGCTGATGGCTCGCACAAAATACCCAAGCATAAGCACAGGCAAACAGTACGGTCTGGGAAATAAAGAAGGGTATGTGACGAGGGCAAACCAAAAATCCCCGCTGTTGCAACGGTGGCAAGCGAAGACGCGCGAAGACGGGCGCGGAGATGTGAAGGACGCTACCTCGGAGAGACACCTTCGAGCGTCTGCAACGCAACACATACCGCGCAGGCAGCGGGAGACAGGATGGTGGGGATTCAGAGATCGAAGGGCCACCTACACAAGATAGCTCTTGAAGAAGTCCTTCAGCTCCCCCTCGGTTGTCGCGTAGGCCAGATTGCCAATGtacaggcggcggccttcggcagcgctggccgacgcagcctcgttggcggcggccttgtcaTCGGCAGGCTGGGAGATTGAGGTATTGCTCAGAGTGTTGGCAacgtcgttgacggcggcctcggaggcCTTCTCCACGTTGGTAGCAGACATTTTGGGTGGCTGGTGGATGGAGGATCGACAGGTGAGTCGGTGAATGACGCTCGAACGTGGGCTGGCGGGAGCAGGCAGCGGCGTTCGAAGGAGAAACTCGGGGGTTGAACTCTGGTGCAATGAGGGAGGAGATGGACAGGGTAGCTTGGTGCCCTAGATAACGTTGGGGGGTTGACAGACGGCGATGCGTTGCGCGGAAGACTCAAGGTTGACAGGTGATATGAAAGGGGAGAAAAGGGGAACGCCAGGTTGGAGTCGCGAATATGAAATATTTttcttggggggggggggggtgggcgacggcgcaaaGCTGCGCTGCGGGCAACTGAGGAAGGTGTGCTGCGCTTGCCACCCTGGTGGACGTTGGCGCTGGAGCTTGCCTTGTGAGATGCTGAAGTCGGGGGGTCTTGTGCAGGGGTCCGCTTGCCTCGCAGGGGCTTTCACTGGAGGTGGCTCCTTCAGCGAGCGCCAGTGGAGGTCCTGCCTGCCAGAGCACCTAGCCTACGGAAGGGCGAGACGCTGATGTGAGCGCTAACACCCGCCTAGAGGAGATGGTCCAGAGCTCGCCGTGCGGTTTGCGAGATGGAACGACTGGAGGTGGGCAAAGCGGCTAGGGAAGCTCGGGAGGCAGCTTGAGAGCACCAAACACTCAAGGTATGGGAGCCTGggaggtaggtacctagtagttaCTACGGGTACAgcaggtatactgtacaccTTGTCGGGCTCCCCCGGCTACAAGTACGTACAGCTTGCTACAGAGCCTCTCCCGTCCCTGGGACGACTGCCGTAGAGCTGGGTCTGCGTCGAAGGAGCCGTCACACACGGTCCAAAGAggcaacggcgccgacaagggcTGCAAGGGGGTTGAGAGGTTGCTTCGAACATGTCTCTCGGCACCGCTACCTTGATTGCGCCTTCCGTTTGACGGTGCCTTGGAGCCGGTTCGCGTGGTGCGTTTGCAGGATGATTGCTGGATTTTGCGTGGCAGGAGCCATCGGCGCCTTGCTGGTTTGCCGCATCTCGGGCGCACTTGCCGCGACAACGACCAGGCCTCAGGCCCATGCGTCTACGCGACGTGGTTAGCCGAACAAAGAAATTACGTGCAGACGACCCTTGAGCCCCAGGATCACTGATGTGGTCCCCGACCGTCAGTGCGAAGTACATCCTtagtactccgtacgtaCTCCCGAGATCGTCTGCGCCGCTTCCagacgcccttgccctcaCGGTGCCGCAGCCGAAGAAGGCGAAACTAAAGTGGCAAGTGGCAGCCGCCTCCCGCTGGCCGTTACACGGCTGCCCGTCTGAATcacgcggcgggcgctcaAGCGGGCGACGCACTCACGCCTACTGTACCGTAACTCCGCTTATTACCTAGGTAGTAGTACGGTTCGCCTCTACGCTGGTCATAGTGGTTCACTTCCCCACTGTCGCGTTTTCGACAGCCCAGTGCGCGGACTTGCTTTTGCCTCGCAAGGGCTCCAGGTCTCGGGCGTGCAGCACGTGAAGCGCGTttgcgcccggcgccggtCTTGATTGCAGATGTTCCTCATGCACGGAGAGGCTCTTGGAAACTCCTTGTGCCGGCTTTGCGACGGCATGCGAAGTAGATGTTGGCAATGATGAGTGCCATGAAGATCCGAGGAGAGCAGCGATACGAAGGGTGGCATGAACCTCAATCGCCTGTATTCTGGACCCATGCAAAGTAATGCCCGATACTATTGTCCTTCGGCTTCTTGGGAAAGCACAAAGTCGAAGCTCCCACTCTGTTCTGCTCCAGACTGCGAGACCAACGGGGTCTCGTGATGCCACCGTCGAGCTTCAGGTTGCGGATATGTATTTGAACGGCAGCGATGTACTCCACCTGGAGCTGGCTTCATCTCCATAGTAGGTCCCGTGCCCCCACCCGTACTACTAGTTGTCGTCACCGTCCAGCTCTAGGTAGGTACGGTATGGTAGTAACCTATCAGTGGGGTTCTACATAAGGAACTTACCTACATACCTAGTAGTTGCCTTCTGCATGTGAGTGTGGCGACACGCGACCCATAGCCGCTGGGTACGGGTTTCCAAGTGTTCCCTTTCTGAGCCTTCAACATGTTCGCACGACCGacgcgcccatcgccgctTAAAACGCAATTCCAAAACATACTACAACATCTGGGGCAGCAAGTTCAGTAATTGCCACGACCAGCAACAGCCTAGCGCATTGCGTATCATCTCTacaggccgaggccgaccaAAGCGCCAGAGTCCATCGGCGCTGATTGATTAGATCTGCCGGCATCGGACTTCCACCGAGACTTTTTGCCCGAGGATTTCCACCACAGGCCAACCTCCGCCTTCGACAACTACGCGCTTGGCACGCCCCCCAACCCACGGCATTGTGGTTAAGTCGGCGAATCCCGATATCAACGAGAGCCCTCCCGATCCTTTCGGTCCATCAATTGAATAGCACCACGGGCGTGGCACGGACGCACCTTTTTCCCGTCAAAGACTCGCATGTCATGACCTCATCAGACCGGACCGTCTTGGTCCTATACGGATCCGAGACCGGCAATGCACAGGACATGGCGGAGGAGCTGGGCAAGCTGTGTCGACGGCTGCATTTCGAAAGCCTCGTGGAGGAACTCGACGCTGTCGAACTCGTACGCACCTTGATAACTGTCGACATATGTCGTCCCCTTCCCGCCGCTAATCCCTGGCCCCGTTAGAccgcgctgctggagcaccagctcgtcatcttcgtcatTTCTACCACCGGGCAGGGGGACATGCCTCACAACTCGCTGCTCTTCTGGAAGAAGCTTCTTCGCAAGAGGCTGCCAAGTAATTGCCTAGCCCAAGTGAGATTCACGTGCTGCGGCTTGGGGGACAGCACATACCTCAAGTAGGTCGACAGCACCGTTCATGTGGACTTTTCGTGTCTGGCCAAGCTAACGTGATTCTCTCAAGGTTCAACTGGGCAGCACGAAAGCTCATTCGGCGCCTGGAACAGCTTGGCGGAACGGCATTCATGGAGCCATGCGAGGCTGATGAGCAGTTCCCCGAAGGGTAAAGACACATTTCCCAACACGTCTCTTCCTGCTGACCGGCTTTGCAGTATCGATGGCAGCTTTGTGCGATGGGCGGACGAGCTCAAGACACATTTGCTTGCCCAGTATCCTCCacgccatggccttggcccCATTCCCGAAGAGATCAACCTGCCGCCGAGGTGGTCATTGCACGCTGCGCTTCAAAAAGCAGAGGCCGAGTCTATCACCTCTGGGCTTTGCGAAGGCCCGGACGAGACTCATGAGACCCCTCTTCCCAACACACCACCTCTAGAGGTGATTCCCGTCCCCGGTGGGTGGGAtgccagcctcgccggcaATGAAAAACTGACCCCGGACACGCACTGGCAAGACGTACGCCTCATGTCATTTGACATACCGTCTCGGGGCAGCGGCCAGAAGTTACATTGCAACCCTGGCGACTGTCTCACCATCTACCCGAAGAACTTCCCTGACGACGCCCAAAGGCTCATCACTCTCATGGGCTGGGAGTCCGTCGCCGATAAGCCGCTGGACCTCTCGTTGTGCGGGCCCTTGCCAAACAGCCTCCGTGCGCCGTCCCCCTGTACAATTCGTGGCCTACTCCTGCACAGCATCGATTTCATGGCCGTGCCTCGACGCTCTTTCCTCAAGAACATCTCCTATTTCTCTTCCAACCCGGACCACAAAGAGCGGCTACTCGAGTTCACCATGACGGAGTTTCTGGATGAGTACTTTGACTACGCGACACGCTCTCGTCGCACCATCATGGAGGCCTTGGAGGAGTTTTATTCGGTCCGAATCCCACCTGAGCGGATTCTTGATGTCTTCCCTCTCATTCGTGGCCGCGACTTCAGTatcgccaacggcggcgaccgaCTCGCGCATCCAACTCGTCCAGAGACCACCCGGGTCGAACTACTCGTCGCCTTGGTCAAGTACCGCACCATCCTGCGCAAGCCTCGCCAAGGCCTCTGCTCAAGATATCTCGCCGACTTGCCGGCAGGGGCCCAGTTGGTTGTCTC is part of the Purpureocillium takamizusanense chromosome 7, complete sequence genome and encodes:
- the CIR1 gene encoding Putative electron transfer flavoprotein subunit (EggNog:ENOG503NVB4~COG:C~BUSCO:EOG09263WWI), whose protein sequence is MSALRILVPVKRVIDYAVKPRVNKAQTAVETAGVKHSMNPFDELSVEESVRIREKKRAPGGVDDICAISAGPAKAQDILRTAMAMGADRGIHVEVKEGDDLEPLTVAKMLKAAAEQQKSNLIILGKQSIDDDSAQTGQMLAGLLGWSQATQASKVEFGEGDSVTVTKEVDGGVETVRAKLPLVVTTDLRLNEPRYASLPNIMKAKKKKLDKVTLKDFGLENEKRLKVLKVTEPPARQGGGKVEDVDGLVSKLKELGAL
- the GCS1 gene encoding Zn finger-containing GTPase- Activating Protein for ARF, variant 2 (COG:T~COG:U~COG:Z~EggNog:ENOG503NTWJ), which produces MDAFKASEIERMRLGGNERWRTFFEEHEDTQMRGITWDDATIAERYGGEVGEEYKERLSCKVEGREYVPGEKKPAVAPTPAPAAATSSAQRSASRASTPLGGTTTRDESPAPNGGGKVKVDDRYFAKLGADNASRPDHLPPSQGGKYGGFGNMPAATPSNQGPLPNFEDVQRDPMGALTKGFGWFTSTVSKTAKTVNDGYIQPTAKSFAEGDFAKQAQLTAAALAKQAQAAGKNAHDGFNRFVEGNDQPRRDAPLDASRKDFWDDFSSLAEQKKANSSIGTSAMGMGKGRGGAAAPPATKKNDDWDDW
- the GCS1 gene encoding Zn finger-containing GTPase- Activating Protein for ARF (COG:T~COG:U~COG:Z~EggNog:ENOG503NTWJ), which encodes MATKAMWEVDPETRSKLAALQKESKNSVCCDCNAPSPQWASPKFGVFICLSCAGVHRGLGVHISFVRSISMDAFKASEIERMRLGGNERWRTFFEEHEDTQMRGITWDDATIAERYGGEVGEEYKERLSCKVEGREYVPGEKKPAVAPTPAPAAATSSAQRSASRASTPLGGTTTRDESPAPNGGGKVKVDDRYFAKLGADNASRPDHLPPSQGGKYGGFGNMPAATPSNQGPLPNFEDVQRDPMGALTKGFGWFTSTVSKTAKTVNDGYIQPTAKSFAEGDFAKQAQLTAAALAKQAQAAGKNAHDGFNRFVEGNDQPRRDAPLDASRKDFWDDFSSLAEQKKANSSIGTSAMGMGKGRGGAAAPPATKKNDDWDDW
- the GCS1 gene encoding Zn finger-containing GTPase- Activating Protein for ARF, variant 3 (COG:T~COG:U~COG:Z~EggNog:ENOG503NTWJ), which encodes MATKAMWEVDPETRSKLAALQKESKNSVCCDCNAPSPQWASPKFGVFICLSCAGVHRGLGVHISFVRSISMDAFKASEIERMRLGGNERWRTFFEEHEDTQMRGITWDDATIAERYGGEVGEEYKERLSCKVEGREYVPGEKKPAVAPTPAPAAATSSAQRSASRASTPLGGTTTRDESPAPNGGGKVKVDDRYFAKLGADNASRPDHLPPSQGGKYGGFGNMPAATPSNQGPLPNFEDVQRDPMGALTKGFGWFTSTVSKTAKTVNDGYIQPTAKSVSSMHLV
- a CDS encoding uncharacterized protein (EggNog:ENOG503NZQ5~COG:A); protein product: MSATNVEKASEAAVNDVANTLSNTSISQPADDKAAANEAASASAAEGRRLYIGNLAYATTEGELKDFFKSYLVESVSIPKNPRTERPVGYAFVDLSTPSEAERAIAELSGKEILERKVSVQLARKPEAAGDKADGANGEGSGAEGSRRRASGRGRGRGRGRGGRTGRGGRVGDAGEEKKEGDVSGTAATDVAAAPADAEGTTENSKSQTRPQRERRERGPPADGIPSKTKVMVANLPYDLTEEKLIELFKAYEPSSAKIALRPIPRFMIKKLQARGEARKGRGFGFVTLASEELQQKAVNEMNGKDIEGREIAVKVAIDSPDKTDEEANAPQGEETKEGAEAAAEAPATTATA